The Helianthus annuus cultivar XRQ/B chromosome 16, HanXRQr2.0-SUNRISE, whole genome shotgun sequence genome includes a window with the following:
- the LOC110915073 gene encoding cellulose synthase-like protein H1 produces MATNIQDSYCLPLQETIVHNNKTARTIELVVLSLLVFVLVYRVVYFNDQDQYLPWLLAFLCESWFTFNWTLSVCIKWNQSTTITYPDRLFKRVSESEFPTVDIFVTTADAVLEPSIIAMNTVLSLLAVDYPADKLALYLSDDGCSPLTLYSLVETTKFAKLWVPFCKKYKVQVRAPFRYFDSKSTPMKDDSLEFQQEWKKMKREYGELYKKIEFARQRPFPCDHDPDFGVFCGVHRSDHPTIIKVISENKEGIPSDPPHVIYISREKNPKHKHHYKAGAMNVLTRVSGVMTNAPLMLNVDCDMYANNPQVFLHAMCLVFGFKDEDNCAFFQFPQAFYDGLKDDPFGNQLANLFYVVNGVASNQGTVYSGTNCFHRRKVIYGASPNDTIKSDNISNEDLHKIFGKSIELRESAAHILSESNSKIENRNSPSSFIEAAIHVASCSYEYGTSWGTQVGWLYGSTTEDVLTGLSIHGRGWRSAITSPDPLAFLGCAPLTFPSSLTQQKRWIIGLFEILFTDKNPLLLATKGNLWFRQALGYFSFSLWAIRSVFELCYASLPVYCIITGSRFLPKIDEWAFLIFMAIFVIYNLYVYWECKRVGVSLRMWWNLQRIERVNAMTAWLFGFLNVMLKFIGLSDTIFEVTQKEHKSNDGGNDDDNESVGKFTYDKSPMIIPGVVILLVNIVALVNGVLRLLKVDYSENWVGVLELGLGEMFVSVWLLLCFWEFFKGLFRNGKYGIPSSTIWKSGALALLFVQLCRRSP; encoded by the exons ATGGCTACGAACATTCAAGACTCCTATTGTCTCCCTTTACAAGAAACAATAGTTCATAACAACAAGACAGCCCGAACCATAGAGCTTGTGGTTCTTTCTCTTCTCGTCTTTGTACTTGTTTATCGAGTCGTTTATTTCAATGACCAAGACCAATACCTCCCATGGCTGCTTGCGTTTCTTTGTGAGTCATGGTTTACTTTTAACTGGACTCTTTCTGTGTGTATAAAATGGAATCAAAGCACCACGATAACGTACCCTGACCGACTCTTCAAGAG GGTAAGCGAATCGGAGTTTCCAACGGTGGATATTTTTGTCACCACTGCTGACGCTGTCCTTGAGCCGTCTATCATAGCAATGAACACCGTGTTATCTTTGTTAGCGGTAGATTATCCAGCCGACAAGTTAGCTCTTTATCTGTCTGATGATGGTTGCTCGCCTCTTACGTTGTATTCCCTTGTTGAGACAACAAAATTTGCAAAACTTTGGGTCCCTTTTTGCAAAAAGTATAAAGTTCAAGTTAGAGCTCCGTTTCGATACTTTGATTCTAAGTCCACGCCTATGAAAGATGATTCATTGGAGTTCCAACAAGAATGGAAAAAGATGAAG AGGGAATATGGGGAGCTTTACAAGAAGATCGAATTTGCAAGGCAGAGACCATTCCCATGTGATCATGATCCGGATTTTGGTGTTTTCTGTGGTGTCCACCGCTCGGACCACCCAACCATCATTAAG GTTATATCAGAGAACAAAGAAGGTATCCCGAGCGATCCGCCCCACGTAATATACATCTCAAGAGAGAAGAACCCGAAACATAAGCATCATTACAAAGCTGGAGCTATGAACGTTTTG ACTAGAGTCTCTGGAGTAATGACAAATGCACCTTTGATGTTGAATGTAGATTGTGATATGTATGCGAATAATCCCCAAGTTTTTCTTCATGCAATGTGTTTGGTGTTTGGTTTCAAGGATGAAGATAATTGTGCTTTTTTCCAGTTTCCTCAAGCTTTTTATGATGGATTGAAGGATGACCCCTTTGGGAATCAACTCGCTAATcttttt TATGTTGTAAATGGAGTAGCATCAAATCAAGGGACGGTCTACTCAGGAACAAATTGTTTTCACAGACGAAAGGTTATTTATGGTGCATCTCCAAATGATACGATAAAATCTG ATAACATCAGTAATGAAGATCTACATAAAATCTTTGGGAAATCAATTGAATTAAGAGAGTCAGCTGCTCATATATTATCAGAATCAAATTCAAAGATAGAAAACCGAAACAGTCCCTCTAGTTTCATTGAGGCTGCAATCCATGTTGCAAGCTGTAGCTATGAGTATGGCACCTCTTGGGGCACACAG GTTGGTTGGCTTTATGGATCCACAACAGAAGATGTTCTAACGGGACTCAGTATCCatgggagaggatggagatctgCTATTACCTCACCTGACCCGCTTGCATTTCTTGGTTGCGCACCTTTAACATTTCCGTCTTCATTAACACAACAAAAAAGATGGATCATAGGCCTTTTTGAGATCTTATTCACCGATAAAAACCCTTTACTTCTTGCTACAAAAGGAAACCTTTGGTTTCGACAAGCCCttggttatttttctttttctttatggGCAATCCGGTCAGTTTTCGAGCTATGTTATGCATCTCTTCCCGTATATTGTATCATCACCGGGTCACGTTTCTTGCCCAAGATCGACGAATGGGCTTTTCTTATCTTCATGGCTATTTTCGTCATTTACAATCTTTATGTGTATTGGGAGTGTAAACGTGTAGGTGTATCGCTTCGTATGTGGTGGAATTTACAGAGAATTGAGAGAGTGAATGCTATGACTGCATGGTTATTTGGGTTTTTAAACGTGATGCTAAAGTTCATTGGTTTATCAGACACAATTTTTGAAGTAACACAAAAGGAACACAAGTCGAATGATGGtggtaatgatgatgataatgaaagTGTTGGTAAGTTTACGTATGACAAGTCACCGATGATCATTCCTGGTGTCGTCATTCTACTAGTCAACATAGTTGCATTGGTCAATGGTGTGTTAAGATTGTTAAAGGTTGACTACAGTGAAAACTGGGTGGGAGTATTGGAATTAGGGTTGGGAGAGATGTTTGTTAGTGTTTGGTTGTTATTATGCTTTTGGGAATTCTTTAAAGGGTTGTTTCGTAACGGAAAATATGGGATTCCATCGTCCACGATTTGGAAGTCTGGAGCTTTGGCTTTGTTGTTTGTGCAATTATGTAGAAGATCACCTTAG
- the LOC110917311 gene encoding cellulose synthase-like protein B4, producing MATNTQDSTHLPLQETIVHSNKTARAIELMVLSLLVFILVYRVVCFKDQDQYLPWLLAFLCESWFTFIWTLCVCIKWNQCITKTYPDRLLKRVSESEFPSIDIFVTTADPILEPSIITMNTVLSLLAIECPVDKLALYLSDDGCSPLTFYSFVETTKFAKLWVPFCKKYNIQVRAPFRYFNSQSSPLESESLEFQQEWKSLKKEYGELCKKIDLAAQRPFLCDHDTDFGVFCGVHRLDHPSIIKVISENKEGTPSDLPHVIYISREKSPKHQHHYKAGAMNVLTRVSGVMTNAPLMLNVDCDMYANNPQVFLHAMCMVFGFKDEDNCAFFPISSSFL from the exons ATGGCTACAAACACTCAAGACTCAACTCATCTCCCTCTACAAGAAACAATAGTCCATAGCAACAAGACGGCCCGAGCCATAGAGCTTATGGTTCTTTCTCTTCTTGTCTTCATACTTGTTTATCGAGTCGTTTGTTTCAAAGATCAAGACCAATACCTCCCATGGTTGCTTGCGTTTCTATGTGAGTCGTGGTTTACTTTCATTTGGACTCTTTGTGTGTGTATCAAATGGAATCAATGCATCACAAAAACGTACCCTGACCGACTCTTGAAGAG GGTAAGCGAATCGGAGTTTCCATCAATCGATATTTTTGTCACCACTGCAGACCCAATCCTTGAACCGTCGATCATAACAATGAACACAGTGTTATCTTTGTTAGCAATAGAATGTCCAGTCGACAAATTAGCTCTTTATCTATCTGATGATGGTTGTTCGCCTCTTACGTTCTATTCCTTTGTTGAGACAACAAAGTTTGCAAAGCTTTGGGTCCCTTTTTGCAAAAAGTACAATATTCAAGTTAGAGCTCCCTTTCGGTACTTTAATTCTCAGTCGTCACCTTTAGAAAGTGAGTCACTGGAGTTCCAACAAGAATGGAAAAGTTTGAAG AAGGAATATGGGGAGCTTTGCAAGAAGATCGATCTTGCAGCCCAGAGGCCGTTCCTATGCGATCATGATACAGATTTTGGTGTTTTCTGTGGTGTCCACCGCTTGGACCATCCAAGCATCATTAAG GTTATATCAGAGAACAAAGAAGGTACTCCGAGCGATCTGCCTCATGTAATATATATCTCAAGAGAGAAGAGCCCCAAACATCAGCATCATTACAAAGCTGGAGCTATGAACGTTTTG ACTAGAGTCTCTGGAGTAATGACGAATGCGCCACTGATGCTGAATGTAGATTGTGATATGTATGCGAATAACCCACAAGTTTTTCTCCATGCAATGTGTATGGTGTTTGGTTTCAAGGATGAAGATAATTGTGCTTTTTTTCCAATTTCCTCAAGCTTTTTATAA